A single window of Zea mays cultivar B73 chromosome 10, Zm-B73-REFERENCE-NAM-5.0, whole genome shotgun sequence DNA harbors:
- the LOC100283245 gene encoding pop3 peptide, whose translation MGEVKHLCLAKFKDGVVVDDVLKGMTDLAAGMDTVKSFEWGQDVLNQEMLTQGFTHVFSLTFASAADLAAYMAHDSHTAFAATFMAAIDKVLVVDFPVVVAKPPPPA comes from the exons ATGGGGGAGGTGAAGCACCTGTGCCTGGCCAAGTTCAAGGACGGCGTCGTGGTGGACGACGTGCTCAAGGGCATGACCGACCTCGCCGCCGGGATGGACACGGTCAAGTCTTTCGAGTG GGGCCAGGACGTGCTGAACCAGGAGATGCTGACGCAGGGCTTCACGCACGTCTTCTCGCTCACCTTCGCCTCCGCCGCCGACCTCGCCGCCTACATGGCCCACGACAGCCACACCGCCTTCGCCGCCACCTTCATGGCCGCCATCGACAAGGTGCTCGTCGTCGACTTCCCCGTCGTCGTCGCCAAGCCTCCGCCGCCGGCATGA
- the LOC100274803 gene encoding putative RING zinc finger domain superfamily protein: protein MGSGVSSSMALALAGFCFSVLFIVFVCTRLACALVRRRRRQARARLAAAPPLPHYAHGYADPDPFPSFRAARHHHHAPGLDPAAFPTRAYAAAQASDSDDGSQCVICLAEYEEGDELRVLPPCSHTFHTGCISLWLAQNSTCPVCRVSLLVPDTSTTPESEHSAPHPPPPPHHHHHLSSIVIISPPSSPEPSRSDPCRCLFASGGGHSSRAAEAPPPPPPPRHEPDQVVSGPPPAADGASGYSSPLPEVIHPAPAPETNGQTVRKQAGSRSTTPLGPCK from the exons ATGGGGTCCGGCGTGTCGTCGAGCATGGCGCTGGCGCTGGCGGGCTTCTGCTTCAGCGTCCTCTTCATCGTCTTCGTCTGCACGCGCCTCGCCTGCGCGCTCgtccgccggcgccggcgccaggCCCGCGCCCGCCTCGCGGCCGCCCCGCCGCTCCCGCACTACGCCCACGGCTACGCCGACCCCGACCCTTTCCCGTCGTTCCGCGCcgcccgccaccaccaccacgccCCGGGCCTCGATCCCGCCGCCTTCCCCACCCGCGCCTACGCCGCCGCACAagcctccgactccgacgacggctCCCA GTGCGTCATCTGTCTGGCGGAATACGAAGAGGGAGACGAGCTCCGCGTGCTGCCTCCCTGCAGCCACACCTTCCACACGGGCTGTATCAGCCTGTGGCTGGCGCAGAACTCGACGTGCCCGGTCTGTAGAGTCTCGCTGCTCGTGCCTGATACTAGTACTACCCCTGAAAGCGAACACTCTGCACcccatcctcctcctcctcctcatcatcatcatcatctgtccAGCATAGTGATAATAAGCCCACCAAGCTCCCCCGAACCGTCGAGATCGGACCCGTGCCGATGCCTGTTCGCCAGCGGTGGTGGGCACTCGTCAAGGGCGGCagaggctcctcctcctcctcctcctcccagaCACGAGCCCGACCAGGTCGTATCTGGTCCACCACCGGCAGCAGATGGGGCTAGCGGCTACAGCTCGCCGTTGCCTGAAGTTATTCACCCCGCTCCTGCTCCTGAAACCAACGGGCAGACAGTACGGAAGCAGGCGGGCAGCAGATCTACTACCCCGCTAGGCCCCTGCAAATAG
- the LOC100192016 gene encoding PAN domain-containing protein At5g03700-like precursor, translated as MRQGKGDPAIAALAIAIAVVLLCVASSAVLAIDGAKAEEELPTQLLNGFAATHAAGSAATFEPVLYATSAVFALGFLRVGPASLDLAVVHLPSSFPVWRATPARLGDWSRPATLAFDDGTLVLAGPDGAVLWRTLNTVGDTVALLNSSNLVVQRYENPQPAWQSFDHPADTLVVDQNFTASSSPLVSANRRFTLQLGRTYMAMHMQFDAGQAQAATAPVYWKHTALEAHLENATAPPVYGRLDALGFFGLYLDGGGGQRVDVLSFDTFALNLTGVFRRMTLDDDGNLRAYYWTTGDSSAWTSDYKAIAERCELPTSCGAYGVCVPGNAQCQCLDSNGTSTAPPCHGEDTADLCSTASSNGARQLGFDVVRRTRVSVAYKEELPFRTNTTADGCELACAGNCTCRGALYNGASGYCYLIDFPVETLVYQADDRMLGYFKIRKAATANSARRGMSPGVTAATVALSLVLAGLAAAGAYWGYRTWERRKRKRAGMEQELVPGPYRDLKSMASSNNSFKA; from the coding sequence ATGAGGCAAGGCAAGGGTGATCCGGCGATCGCCGCTCTCGCCATTGCCATCGCCGTCGTTCTGCTCTGCGTGGCATCGTCGGCGGTGCTCGCGATCGACGGGGCCAAGGCAGAAGAAGAGCTTCCGACGCAGCTGCTGAACGGCTTCGCCGCGACGCACGCGGCCGGCTCCGCGGCGACGTTCGAGCCGGTGCTGTACGCGACCAGCGCCGTCTTCGCGCTGGGCTTCCTCCGCGTCGGCCCGGCGTCGCTGGACCTCGCCGTGGTCCACCTGCCGTCCTCCTTCCCCGTCTGGCGCGCCACGCCGGCGCGCCTCGGGGACTGGTCGCGCCCGGCCACGCTCGCCTTCGACGACGGCACCCTGGTCCTCGCGGGCCCCGACGGCGCCGTGCTGTGGCGGACGCTCAACACCGTCGGCGACACCGTCGCGCTGCTCAACTCCTCCAACCTCGTAGTGCAGCGGTACGAGAATCCCCAGCCGGCGTGGCAGAGCTTCGACCACCCGGCCGACACGCTCGTCGTGGACCAGAACTTCACCGCCTCGTCGTCGCCGCTCGTCTCCGCGAACCGCCGCTTCACGCTGCAGCTCGGCAGGACGTACATGGCGATGCACATGCAGTTCGACGCCGGCCAGGCCCAGGCCGCGACGGCGCCCGTGTACTGGAAGCACACGGCGCTCGAGGCGCACCTGGAGAACGCCACGGCGCCGCCTGTCTACGGCCGCCTCGACGCCCTCGGGTTCTTCGGCCTCTacctcgacggcggcggcggccagaGGGTGGACGTGCTGTCGTTCGACACGTTCGCCCTGAACCTCACCGGCGTCTTCCGGCGGATGACGCTGGACGACGACGGCAACCTCCGCGCGTACTACTGGACCACCGGCGACTCAAGTGCGTGGACGTCGGATTACAAGGCCATCGCGGAGCGGTGCGAGCTGCCGACGTCGTGCGGCGCGTACGGCGTGTGCGTCCCCGGGAACGCCCAGTGCCAGTGCCTCGACAGTAACGGCACGAGCACCGCCCCGCCGTGCCACGGCGAGGACACCGCCGACCTCTGCAGCACCGCCAGCAGCAACGGGGCGCGGCAGCTGGGTTTCGACGTGGTGCGGCGGACGCGGGTGTCCGTGGCGTACAAGGAGGAGCTGCCGTTCCGGACGAACACGACGGCGGACGGGTGCGAGCTGGCGTGTGCGGGCAACTGCACCTGCCGGGGCGCGCTGTACAACGGCGCGAGCGGCTACTGCTACCTCATCGACTTCCCTGTGGAGACGCTGGTGTACCAGGCCGACGACCGGATGCTGGGCTACTTCAAGATCAGGAAGGCGGCGACAGCGAACTCGGCGCGGCGAGGCATGTCGCCGGGCGTTACCGCCGCGACGGTGGCGCTGTCGCTGGTCCTGGCAGGCCTGGCTGCGGCCGGAGCGTACTGGGGCTACAGGACGTGGGAGAGGAGGAAGAGGAAACGAGCGGGGATGGAGCAGGAGCTGGTTCCGGGGCCGTACAGGGACCTCAAGTCCATGGCCAGCTCTAACAATTCGTTCAAAGCATGA
- the LOC103640747 gene encoding uncharacterized protein, with translation MAELAAGAVGSLLGVIRNEMSLLGSVRGDVQFIKEEMESMNSFLLHLARTAPPGGEHDEQVRTWMNRVRMLAQDCNNCLDLYLYRGNPDIHRARGGVRRYLWCWWVPWFLQKLVGQHRAAVQLGLLKLRARDVGERRLRYGVEIPGKSSPPVAGAAAATPPPLPSSSSWDSVQAAAPAPDGYDDEEDGDPQLAVAAMATADRNAFIEACTLVDYFQAKLVEWVESLQIDASETFSISVLVPEREPQHMMADAIALAQEALIFPSAGGFLDNLGYNRAVLIDIPAVHLDMLPLGPNEALYYILRQLKLESQSHPQDKSGQGEDVNDGLDSWQVYCRKLGIYHEKKLMLREIKEKIKEMKIDDKLDKIKSAIRDRRSKGAHLQQLLQLELQQKKDVEQLDLDLLLHLLLQSQSASSAQDQRKDDEGMDKLPEWDDKVIAKIARKLKKHMEATGEEEAKELNKEQQTGTEEEQEGNRQVARQQQHIAPICLPEDQYKQILLEVFPKAGSSEQQRDRPAVKQEATEATALTTVGNHAVTTSELGPNGKAVFETTVDQKMAKIKQKLKERLKSYALATKIKEHLNYVCPLIILIVNEKMDGSTWTETRNALSLLACGTDAMIVTTTRSAQWAKEYCYPQREPIEYSLAGRYYSTVLQLARYQKDEDGDKLRTIHKILEECEPDELCMKIFTRALYAKPSRSNEELTKLHTTLQEASRKSSASIAKKMFKFSYNDLPKEYKSCLLYLAIFPLGHEIRRSTLVGRWVVEGLITKEDWPSSVREANRCFDVLISRCLVYPVDTSATGKVKSCMAGAPVHQIITKIARNQHILETRLSHHLARYFSIFNDLRLRGSETISTFFQDLSKSSQVSLLKVLDLEGCGCFGGRDEHYFVVVCRKMLLLKYLSLRRTNLQKLPSEINNLHELEVLDLRQTSVPASATKHVLLHKLKRLLGGSTSSATSSSVLIPHKIEKMTNMEVLSNVRALASHDLTDIGRLCQLRKLGVVIGDKENHLKELLRSISDLQESLQSLSITLPTTVCEGTPAKELPDGIQSLLKYPPKLLESLSISGTTQMGRLLPLFSQHRGGAKLAKVTLSNTCLNQDDLKLLADLPRLLCIKLQHVECTPSILTFSVEKFTTLKHLSVEGSNLTEITFEYGAVSELEKIVLTSTNIGSICRSWNLVKLDEVELDKSSSRLVPSFDAHKLTLRGALLEQGDLETMANCRNMRSLVLKSCGISQNKITFKKDGFPKLNLLAVDCPTVTDIVFTGGSAPKLEKIIWSSPTSLSGIHELPRLKEVEFSGDTFPGAVKEAIEKHRNNPTRRHIKPEIQVPAEEGKREDSNGAARFSFCWK, from the coding sequence ATGGCCGAGCTCGCAGCCGGCGCCGTTGGCTCGCTCCTAGGCGTCATCCGCAACGAGATGTCGTTGCTGGGCAGCGTCCGGGGCGACGTGCAGTTCATCAAGGAGGAGATGGAGAGCATGAACAGCTTCCTGCTCCACCTGGCCAGGACGGCGCCCCCGGGCGGCGAGCACGACGAGCAGGTGCGCACCTGGATGAACCGGGTGCGCATGCTCGCGCAGGACTGCAACAACTGCCTCGACCTCTACCTGTACCGGGGCAACCCCGACATCCACCGCGCCAGGGGCGGCGTCAGGCGCTACCTGTGGTGCTGGTGGGTCCCCTGGTTCCTGCAGAAGCTGGTCGGGCAGCACCGCGCGGCCGTCCAGCTGGGCCTGCTCAAGCTCCGGGCGCGTGACGTCGGCGAGCGGCGGCTGAGGTACGGCGTAGAGATCCCCGGAAAGTCGTCGCCTCCTGTGGCTGGGGCAGCTGCTGCGACGCCACCGCCgctgccgtcgtcgtcgtcatgggATTCAGTTCAGGCCGCTGCACCTGCCCCAGATGGGTACGACGACGAAGAAGACGGCGATCCTCAGCTCGCGGTGGCGGCTATGGCCACCGCCGATAGAAACGCCTTCATTGAAGCTTGCACTCTGGTGGACTACTTTCAGGCCAAGCTGGTGGAGTGGGTTGAATCACTTCAGATAGACGCCAGCGAGACGTTTTCCATCTCTGTTCTTGTACCGGAACGGGAACCACAACACATGATGGCGGACGCCATCGCTCTTGCACAAGAAGCTCTGATTTTTCCATCCGCGGGTGGGTTCCTCGATAACCTTGGCTACAACCGTGCTGTCTTGATCGACATCCCAGCAGTACACCTGGATATGTTGCCGCTAGGACCCAACGAGGCTCTATACTACATCCTGCGCCAGCTCAAACTCGAGTCTCAGTCCCATCCGCAGGATAAATCAGGCCAAGGGGAGGATGTCAATGATGGTCTTGATTCCTGGCAAGTTTACTGCAGAAAACTGGGCATCTACCATGAAAAAAAGCTCATGCTTCGTGAAATCAAGGAGAAAATAAAGGAAATGAAGATTGACGACAAGCTCGACAAGATCAAGAGTGCTATCCGCGATCGACGTTCCAAGGGCGCCCACCTGCAGCAGCTGCTTCAGCTGGAGCTTCAGCAGAAGAAGGACGTGGAGCAGCTGGACTTGGATTTACTTCTTCATCTGCTCCTCCAATCACAATCAGCATCGTCGGCTCAAGACCAACGGAAGGACGACGAAGGCATGGATAAATTACCAGAATGGGACGACAAGGTCATCGCAAAAATAGCCAGGAAGCTCAAGAAGCACATGGAAGCCACCGGTGAAGAAGAAGCCAAGGAGCTTAATAAAGAGCAGCAAACGGGAACAGAAGAAGAACAGGAAGGAAACAGACAAGTCGCGAGGCAGCAGCAGCACATAGCCCCAATTTGTCTCCCTGAAGATCAATATAAACAGATCCTGCTAGAAGTGTTCCCAAAGGCCGGCAGCAGCGAGCAGCAGAGGGACAGGCCGGCGGTGAAGCAGGAGGCTACAGAGGCGACGGCGCTGACTACAGTAGGGAATCATGCAGTAACAACAAGTGAACTTGGTCCGAACGGAAAAGCTGTTTTCGAGACTACAGTTGATCAGAAGATGGCCAAGATCAAGCAGAAGCTGAAAGAGCGGCTGAAGAGCTACGCGCTAGCGACCAAGATCAAGGAACACTTGAACTATGTCTGCCCCCTGATCATCCTCATAGTCAATGAGAAGATGGACGGATCCACATGGACCGAGACCAGAAACGCCTTGAGTCTGCTAGCCTGTGGCACCGATGCAATGATCGTCACTACCACGAGGAGCGCCCAGTGGGCTAAGGAATACTGTTACCCACAGCGGGAGCCTATCGAGTATTCCCTCGCCGGCCGCTACTACAGTACCGTGCTCCAGCTTGCAAGGTACCAGAAGGACGAAGACGGCGATAAGCTCAGAACGATTCATAAGATCTTGGAGGAGTGTGAGCCGGATGAACTGTGCATGAAAATCTTCACTCGTGCTCTGTACGCTAAACCCAGCAGGAGCAACGAAGAGCTAACGAAGCTGCATACCACCCTGCAGGAGGCTTCCAGAAAATCCTCAGCCAGTATTGCCAAGAAAATGTTCAAGTTCTCTTACAATGACCTGCCTAAAGAGTACAAGTCCTGCCTGCTGTACCTAGCTATCTTTCCCCTTGGACACGAGATCAGGCGGTCGACCTTGGTAGGGAGGTGGGTTGTAGAAGGGCTGATAACCAAGGAGGATTGGCCTAGCTCTGTGCGTGAGGCTAACCGGTGCTTTGATGTTCTCATCAGCCGGTGCCTTGTTTATCCGGTTGATACCAGCGCCACTGGAAAGGTCAAGAGCTGCATGGCAGGTGCTCCAGTTCATCAGATCATTACAAAGATTGCAAGGAACCAGCACATTTTGGAGACACGCCTGTCGCATCACCTGGCCCGCTACTTCTCGATTTTCAACGACCTTCGACTCCGCGGCTCTGAAACAATCAGTACTTTCTTTCAAGATCTGTCTAAATCGTCTCAGGTGTCCCTGCTCAAGGTACTAGATCTGGAAGGCTGTGGTTGCTTTGGTGGAAGGGACGAGCACTACTTCGTAGTCGTCTGCCGCAAGATGCTGCTGCTCAAGTATCTGAGCCTAAGGAGAACAAATCTACAAAAGCTGCCCAGCGAAATCAACAATCTGCATGAGCTGGAGGTACTGGATCTACGGCAGACCAGCGTGCCTGCGTCTGCAACGAAACATGTTCTGCTACACAAGCTGAAGCGCCTTTTGGGTGGCTCCACTAGTTCAGCTACGAGCTCCAGTGTCCTGATCCCTCACAAGATCGAGAAAATGACAAACATGGAGGTGCTTTCCAATGTAAGGGCACTAGCTAGTCATGACTTGACTGACATTGGAAGGCTATGCCAGCTAAGGAAGCTTGGTGTGGTTATTGGCGACAAGGAAAACCACCTCAAGGAATTGCTGCGATCAATCAGTGACCTGCAGGAGTCCCTCCAATCTCTATCGATCACTCTTCCCACAACTGTATGTGAGGGCACTCCTGCCAAAGAACTACCGGATGGTATTCAGTCCCTACTGAAGTACCCTCCTAAGCTTCTTGAGAGTCTATCCATCAGTGGAACGACGCAGATGGGCCGTCTTCTTCCATTGTTCAGTCAACACCGGGGTGGAGCTAAACTTGCCAAGgtgaccctaagtaacacctgcctGAACCAGGACGATCTGAAGCTCCTCGCCGATCTGCCCAGGCTACTGTGCATCAAACTCCAACACGTTGAATGCACCCCAAGCATCCTCACCTTCAGTGTGGAGAAATTCACAACTCTAAAGCACCTCTCTGTTGAGGGCTCCAACTTGACGGAGATCACATTTGAGTATGGAGCAGTTTCTGAACTTGAGAAGATCGTGCTGACTTCCACGAACATAGGTTCTATTTGTAGATCATGGAATCTCGTCAAACTAGATGAGGTCGAATTGGACAAGAGCAGTAGCAGGCTGGTTCCATCATTCGACGCTCACAAGCTGACTCTTCGTGGCGCGTTGCTTGAGCAAGGTGATCTAGAAACCATGGCCAACTGCAGAAATATGCGCTCCTTAGTGCTCAAGTCCTGTGGCATAAGCCAGAACAAGATTACCTTCAAAAAAGATGGGTTCCCGAAGCTAAACCTCCTTGCTGTTGACTGCCCTACCGTCACGGATATCGTCTTCACCGGGGGATCTGCTCCTAAGCTGGAGAAGATCATCTGGTCCTCGCCCACCTCTCTCTCGGGCATCCACGAGCTTCCCAGACTGAAGGAGGTCGAGTTCAGTGGCGATACGTTCCCTGGCGCAGTGAAAGAAGCAATTGAAAAACATAGGAACAATCCTACTCGTCGACATATTAAACCAGAAATTCAAGTCCCAGCAGAAGAAGGCAAACGAGAGGACAGCAATGGTGCCGCAAGGTTCTCTTTCTGCTGGAAGTAA